The following coding sequences lie in one Chanos chanos chromosome 4, fChaCha1.1, whole genome shotgun sequence genomic window:
- the LOC115809557 gene encoding rho-related GTP-binding protein RhoB-like isoform X3, protein MTGIRKKLVVVGDGACGKTCLLTVLNKDEFPEQYVPTVFEADIADMEDYDRLRPLSYPDTDVILMCFSVDSPDSLENIPEKWVPEVKHFCPDVPIILVANKKDLRNDESVRTELSRLKQEPVKTEVGRAMAVRIGAYDYMECSAKTKDGVREVFETATRAALQKRPTSVGCCVNCCLLS, encoded by the exons ATGACAGGCATTCGGAAAAAGCTGGTAGTGGTAGGTGATGGGGCGTGTGGGAAAACGTGTCTATTGACTGTGTTGAATAAAGATGAGTTCCCTGAACAGTATGTGCCAACTGTTTTTGAGGCCGACATCGCGGACATGGAA GATTATGACCGACTTCGTCCCTTGTCCTATCCAGACACAGATGTTATACTGATGTGCTTCTCAGTGGACAGTCCAGACTCTCTCGAAAACATCCCGGAAAAGTGGGTACCAGAGGTCAAACACTTCTGCCCTGACGTGCCCATCATTCTTGTGGCTAATAAGAAGGATCTACGGAACGACGAGAGTGTTAGGACCGAGTTGTCCAGACTGAAGCAAGAACCTGTAAAAACAGAGGTTGGGCGCGCAATGGCCGTGCGCATCGGCGCATATGACTACATGGAATGTTCGGCTAAAACCAAGGATGGAGTGCGAGAGGTCTTCGAGACTGCAACTCGTGCTGCGTTGCAGAAGAGACCCACATCAGTCGGTTGTTGTGTGAACTGTTGTCTGCTGTCGTGA
- the LOC115809557 gene encoding rho-related GTP-binding protein RhoB-like isoform X1, whose amino-acid sequence MTGIRKKLVVVGDGACGKTCLLTVLNKDEFPEQYVPTVFETDVADMEVDSKQVQLALWDTAGQEDYERLRPLSYPDTDVILMCFSVDSPDSLENILEKWVPEVKHFCPNVPIILVANKKDLRNDESVRTELSRLKQEPVKTEVGRAMAVRIGAYDYMECSAKTKDGVREVFETATRAAKQVQLALWDTAGQEDYDRLRPLSYPDTDVILMCFSVDSPDSLENIPEKWVPEVKHFCPDVPIILVANKKDLRNDESVRTELSRLKQEPVKTEVGRAMAVRIGAYDYMECSAKTKDGVREVFETATRAALQKRPTSVGCCVNCCLLS is encoded by the exons ATGACAGGCATTCGGAAAAAGCTGGTAGTGGTAGGTGATGGGGCGTGTGGGAAAACGTGTCTATTGACTGTGTTGAATAAAGATGAGTTCCCTGAACAGTATGTGCCAACTGTTTTTGAGACCGACGTCGCGGACATGGAAGTGGACAGCAAACAGGTGCAACTTGCTCTTTGGGATACAGCCGGTCAAGAGGATTATGAGCGACTTCGTCCCTTGTCCTATCCAGACACAGATGTTATACTGATGTGCTTCTCAGTGGACAGTCCAGACTCTCTCGAAAACATCCTGGAAAAGTGGGTACCAGAGGTCAAACACTTCTGCCCTAACGTGCCCATCATTCTTGTGGCTAATAAGAAGGATCTACGGAACGACGAGAGTGTTAGGACCGAGTTGTCCAGACTGAAGCAAGAACCTGTAAAAACAGAGGTTGGGCGCGCAATGGCCGTGCGCATCGGCGCATATGACTACATGGAATGTTCGGCTAAAACCAAGGATGGAGTGCGAGAGGTCTTCGAGACTGCAACTCGTGCTGC CAAACAGGTGCAACTTGCTCTTTGGGATACAGCCGGTCAAGAGGATTATGACCGACTTCGTCCCTTGTCCTATCCAGACACAGATGTTATACTGATGTGCTTCTCAGTGGACAGTCCAGACTCTCTCGAAAACATCCCGGAAAAGTGGGTACCAGAGGTCAAACACTTCTGCCCTGACGTGCCCATCATTCTTGTGGCTAATAAGAAGGATCTACGGAACGACGAGAGTGTTAGGACCGAGTTGTCCAGACTGAAGCAAGAACCTGTAAAAACAGAGGTTGGGCGCGCAATGGCCGTGCGCATCGGCGCATATGACTACATGGAATGTTCGGCTAAAACCAAGGATGGAGTGCGAGAGGTCTTCGAGACTGCAACTCGTGCTGCGTTGCAGAAGAGACCCACATCAGTCGGTTGTTGTGTGAACTGTTGTCTGCTGTCGTGA
- the LOC115809557 gene encoding rho-related GTP-binding protein RhoB-like isoform X2: MTGIRKKLVVVGDGACGKTCLLTVLNKDEFPEQYVPTVFETDVADMEDYERLRPLSYPDTDVILMCFSVDSPDSLENILEKWVPEVKHFCPNVPIILVANKKDLRNDESVRTELSRLKQEPVKTEVGRAMAVRIGAYDYMECSAKTKDGVREVFETATRAALQKRPTSVGCCVNCCLLS; this comes from the exons ATGACAGGCATTCGGAAAAAGCTGGTAGTGGTAGGTGATGGGGCGTGTGGGAAAACGTGTCTATTGACTGTGTTGAATAAAGATGAGTTCCCTGAACAGTATGTGCCAACTGTTTTTGAGACCGACGTCGCGGACATGGAA GATTATGAGCGACTTCGTCCCTTGTCCTATCCAGACACAGATGTTATACTGATGTGCTTCTCAGTGGACAGTCCAGACTCTCTCGAAAACATCCTGGAAAAGTGGGTACCAGAGGTCAAACACTTCTGCCCTAACGTGCCCATCATTCTTGTGGCTAATAAGAAGGATCTACGGAACGACGAGAGTGTTAGGACCGAGTTGTCCAGACTGAAGCAAGAACCTGTAAAAACAGAGGTTGGGCGCGCAATGGCCGTGCGCATCGGCGCATATGACTACATGGAATGTTCGGCTAAAACCAAGGATGGAGTGCGAGAGGTCTTCGAGACTGCAACTCGTGCTGCGTTGCAGAAGAGACCCACATCAGTCGGTTGTTGTGTGAACTGTTGTCTGCTGTCGTGA